The genomic DNA GCAGATTCCAAGCTAGCTTCTAATGTGTCATCCACTACCTTCCTAGCATACTGTTCAATGGCATGAATAATGCCATTTCTGTAGGTAGGTTCAGCTAAACTGCCTGTACTATGATAAAGCTTTTGTTTGcaacagaaaggagaaagtgCTTTAGAAAATGTTGCTTTAAGATCAGTGACTTGATCATTCTTAGATTTTTTATACAAACAGGAATCAGTTAAAGATTTTGACAGACAAGCTCCTGTCATTATTTTTCTTCTGACACCAGTTGTTATGCTACAAGCAAGGGATTCTGAAAAATCCAGTAACTTTGTACATTCAGTTCTCTGTGTGCTACATTTGTTTCCACGGGCTTGCTGCCCCAAATGACAAATGTTaccttttttctgtttctttccatcCACACCCGGATCAGCTTTACTGTTTACCTTTGAGCCCTCGGAGGGAGCTATTTTACTCTTATACTTCATCACGAGTTTcccagcagcttcctgcattccagaTTTTATAGATCTATAAGCAAGTCTACTGGCAAACTGATCCATTATCAGTTCACTGTGGCCACCTTCTCTTTTCAAAATACGAATGATGTGATCTGCGTATTCATCAGTTACACTCTCACAACTTGGGTATTTGGAAGTCAGACCTGGAGCTTCTGGGTGCTGGGGTAGAGAGAGTATGGAAGAGTCTGTCTCTCGAGACCCTTGGTCTGCCCAGGGACACCTCATGTCTTTGGACCAGCATTTATGAGTGTTTCTTTTAGGACGAACGCCATCTGCCCGGCAGTTCACTTGCTTCAGCCTTAGAACCGTGCAATGTTTGGATTCAACTATTTTCTTGGCCTCACTAATGACCTTTCCAGCCATATTACCAGCATAAACCAACAACGAATGTAGGTTGGCTTCTGAAACATTCACAAATCCACTATGCCCACATCTTTCATTTTCCGCACTTATTTGAAAACATTTATTATTCTCCACTTGAACCGCTTTATAATCTAAATGTGAAGCAGCCATTTCGGTTGCCACAGCAATTATGTGAGTGGCTAGATGATCGGCATATTCTGTtgtccttcctgatgttttcGTTCTCTCGTCCAATGCTACAGGCCAATGCTCTTCCTCGTCGCTGCTTTCAACTTCCTCAGAGAGAGACCGCATCAGTTTCAACATGAACTCTTCCTTTTCTAAGTCATGACGTTCATTTTCATATACTCCACCGGTTTCTGATCGGTAAGGGGTAGAAGGGGGCGTCGCGGGTGCAAACTCCTTTGCTAGTTCACCTTTCAGTTTCTTTGATAGCTTTCTTAAATTCCACTCTGAACTCGTCTGGGTTGCTATTAAAGGTGTTGGTGGAGGCGTGTCTGGTAGGACACAAGGAGTTTCATCTCTGATACTCAATTTGTCTTCCATCTGAAATGCATCTTCACAGTTAGTTGCCACAGAAGGGAAGGTATTAATGCTAGGAAAAGTTCTTTCAGGACCAAATGTAGAGCAAAGTGCAGAGTGCGCTGCTGATTTGTATGTGTTGTGTTTTCCCAGTGGATTGCTTAAGGATTTTGCTGAACAGCTTTCTGCATCTGGAAACGCTTCAGCAGGTTTCACAGAAGTCATTGCAGAACAAGGAGACGACGTGGATGTGGAAGTCCTGCAACCCACGTGTTTCTTTTTCCCCTGAATGCCATCTTTAGACCCTGAAAGCAGACACCTATTAGAGTAAACTGGCGATACGTGAAATTTAGATGAGCTGTTCAAGGGCATCTGCTGCTGCCCGACAATTACTGGAATACTTTTGTTTGTTTCCGATTGTTTTATTGCACTATGCAATTCTTTCCTATTGCTTTTTTTACTGGTTCCCAATCCCACACAGTATGCTAATTTCTCACCGGTAACAGAACATGCAGATTTAGTTTCATCTACAGACTGTTTCACTATTCGCTTGGCTAAATAATTTGCAAACATATTCTCACAGGCATCTTCACCAATGCATGGCAAATATGACATTTTATCCAATTTTAGTATTTCTGTGTATTGCTCTGCATTTTTTGATGTCTTGGAAGAGGTTACTGCTTCATATGCCTCAGTTACAATCATATCTACCATTGTTCCAGAAAAATTACTGACGTTTGGCATCCTAGTTGTCGAGTCTGTAAATTTACTGACTTCAGGGCTATTTGCTTGCTTAAAGTCACTTTGTGTACATACAATATGTGCATTATGTTCACTGTTCTGACTGCTATCTGTCATCAAGTAAACATTTCTAACTGATGTCACTTCATCTTGTCTTTTTTGTGTTGCACAACACCGCTCTGCTGATTTTTTATAAAATTTCAGACTGCCTGTTGACGCTGAATGTTTCCTTACCTGTATGTCATTAAATAAAATCTGATTTTGACAAAGTATGCTTCCAGCTAAGGGCACCGGGATTGAACTTGCAATGCCAGAAGTACAGAACAAAGCTTTATGGACAGTATATTCCTCCCTGAATTCCCGTATTGAATTCAAGGCTACTGGTTCTTGATCCTGAAACTCAGAGGAAGCATTGGAGGCCTGTGTTGACTCCAAACTACTTTCTGCACCTATGTACTTTATATTGTCCGTGGAAATACTAATTGCTGCTTGTGTTGTAAATGCCACCTCAACCTGTGATAACTCAATAAAAGCTTCCTGAATAACTGACTCGGACAAGTCTTTGGAATATGACTGTATAACGTTATCATCATAATGGAAGGACCAGTTCTGAAAAGTTGTAGGAGTTGATGGGTGTGAAAACTGGCACACTTCCATGATCCCCTCAAAAATTAGTTCCTCAGCCAGGTTTGCTGCAAATTTTGCAACTGTGTTGGTAAATATTTGCTGCTTTACAGACTGTAGCTCTTTTAAAGCACCTGTTACCGCTTCACTCACCAAAAAGCCTGCTAGTCCATTAATAGCTTTCTTCTTCAGTGAAAAAGCTTGCTGCCTCCCAATCTCATAAAAAGCCATTTGAAAGATAGAAGAAGTCAGTTTTGCAGCCAAGTGACAGAGTGCATTAGTACATGAAGAAACACCTTTCTGAAGATCTTTAAAAGCACCGCCAAAACTCTTCTCAACGAGGTCTGATGCAAATTTCTGGATGTGGTCTTTGATCATTAGTGATTTGCATTTAGATTTCTGTTTGTTATCTAATTCTTTTCCAGAAGTTTTCCCTTGGGTTTTTGCTGACTGGACTGTTTCTTCTTTTGAGACAATCCCATTACTGTTAGAAAATTCCTGTGTGCCTCTACATGATGGTGGAGATCTGGAATTAAAGACCGAACCTAAGATTTCAAAGGAAATGTTATTTGCAAAATCCGAGTATGTGTGACAAACTAGATTGGGCTTTTGGTTAATGGCATCTCTACTGACACCCAACTGACAAGGACACTCTGTTGAAAGACAGCTGCCTAATGGACTGAAAGCTGAAGATCTGATAGGGCTGAACAAGCCTCCACTGTCATCCCCTGATGTTTTCAATGGCCGGGGGGAATCAGGAACATCCAGGAGGTTGCTATATGGAGATTCTGGTTTGCGAGGAGTTGGCTTCCTCACATTGGCTGGAAGAGTGGGATGATCACGCTTGAACCTTTGAGGATTCATTGCAGTGGTTGCAGAGCGTGGCCTTTTACGCGAAATCATTTTCATATGAGATGGATGTTGAAGGGCAGGACCCCTAGCATGTTTACAACCACTCTCCAGTGTTGGTTCCTGTTCATCAAATTGGTCAAAGCTATCAAAAAATTCACTTACTTCAGAGTCTGAATCCTCTATGCCATCTTTCATTACTGGGATTTTTGGTAGCTGAAGTTTTGCCTTCAGGCTTCTCTGATACCCTTCTTCATCTAAGAAAATAATAGGGCTTGGGCTAGAGCAATCTGACTCTGATGATTcagcaggagaggaagaaaacagTGTTTTACACAAAGCGTTGACATTCTGATCAGAATAATGCTGTGGCCTGAAGAAACTCCTCTGCAGCCAAGGATCCGAAACAGAAGTTGTGACAGAATTTCTTACAGAAGACGACAATTCTTTTAATTCCAGGATGTTAACTAGAGAAGTTGATGACTTGACAGATGGCTTCCGATGTAGAAAATTAAACTTTGGATCAATAGATTCCAAATGTTGAACAGAGATGGTCTGCAAAGCAGCATCTTGAAGTTTCTCAGGTGTAACTTGGCCTGTGCCAACAGGGAGGGAAAGGAACAGTTAACATACAGTACATCTGAAAGTAAAAGATTGCAGCTGTAGCAGAAACAGGTTAATAGCATAAAATGTACTTGAATTTTGGTCTGATCAAAGATTgggcagcacaatcctattcatgtttactcaaaagtaagactTATTTCATTAACAGggtttattcccaagtaaatatgAACAGGATAAGAAGTGAAATTCTCCCATGTTGGGCTCAAAGAAGAACTCTGAAGGCTTGGAAAAGCCCACCTCGAGTATGAAGTGAGCAGAAATCAAGGCCACATAAGAATTCCTGTTTTTATTCTTTACCAGCATTTCCCATGTCCAAAATGACCCAACCCCCTGACCCCCACTTCCCTTTATTTACCTGGCCAATGGCAGCAGTACCAGAGACAGCTGTGTCGCACAGGGAGGTCTGCCCTGCCCCCATTTCCTCTGTCTGCCTGGTGAACAGTTTACACAGTGGCCCAGTTCACATgttatgctaagccaaaccatggcttaacatgAATGAGTGCTGGGCATTGGGAGAGGAGCTCATAGCCACACTGCTTCTCCCTGGTTGTTTTACTGCTTCATtatgctgagctaagccatgatttggcaTAGCGTGTCATCCAGACCTGGACTTGTGGTTTAGCTCTCCCAGACAAACAATGAGCCATAAACCATAGGAAAAACTTGTTTACAGCTCATTGTTAGTCTGGAGAGAGTTAAACCACGGGCCCAGGTTCAGATGTCATACCtagccaaactatggcttcatTCAGCATGGTGCAGCAGAAAGACCACAGTGGGGGAAAGTGGCTACAGACTCCTCTCCTACAGTCTGCATGTTCAtgtcaagccatggtttggctctgCAGGGTGTCTCAGAACAACTGGGCGAGAGGGACAACACAGACTTCTCTCCTCCCTTCTGCTGGCCAGATAAGAGAAAGGCAAAATGATATTTGGAGGAGAGGAGCACTGAAGAGGAGGCTGTTTTGGGGACAGTCCTCTGATTGTCTCAGAAAATGTAAAGTTCTTCCATTTTTGTTGAAAAAGAGCTTGGATCAACTCTGTGGTGAGATGGAAAGAACCTGCCCATCTTTACTTAAGAAGCTACTAAAATCTTAAAGTATCAACAACTTATATATCTCTTTTAGTAGAAAAGGGTAAGACAGATAATTTAGATTGACAGCTTGGATTCTACTTCAAGAACATCTTATATTTATGCAATCACAAACTTTTGCTTCAAGAAAAAGGCCAGAGATTACACAAGATTTACCAAATTTGAGCAAGCATAGTCAATTATTGTTTATTAGATGGGTCATTCCAAAAAAATCAGAGTTCATCACAGGGGCTAGTATTGCTTGataggtttttttaatatataaaaagataCAGAAATCAATAGACTACTGTATATACAagtatttcacttttaaaaagctaATCATGGTATTCAATCCCTTTAAATCCCAACTTATTTACACTATCAGAATATTGCAGGAACACTAACCAGCGTTTATCATTTTTGTGGGCTCATCTTCATCTAAATGTTCTAACGCAGTAACAAAATCATCCTCAATTGATGACACTGACTGATTAGTATCATCATCCTCAGCATGGGGTATGACGGACAGGTGCTTCTGCAATGAGCGTATTTCCACAGTACATCTTATACCAGCAGCATATTTACTCAGTAAAGTAAATAAAGAATCCACTTCGTGTCTTGCAAATGATGGAGACAATTTCATCACACACAGAATCCGTGAGGGGTAATTCttgagaaacagaaagagaaggtgaaagagagaaagagagagaaaaaatgtaaTTTTACCCATCTTATAATTTGACAATTTGTAGAAATGAGTTTTGACAATTTGTAGAACCTTTGACAATTTGTAGAACTGagtaatgcacacacacacatttcatattttatattCAGAATGTTGTGTCACATTAATACAATTAATATGAAAGGCAAATTAAATGAAGTATGCCACCAATCATACatttatgtattttaaatctCTCTTACCTTCTGCTTAAGAACACTAGTCTCCAATGGTTTATGAATATCCTTTAGAAAAAtgacatcattttcatgtaaagTGCACAAATGGAGGGATTTCAGAAGATCTGGGAGCTCAACAGACATGGCTGCCAATTCCTGTATCAAACACAGAGAATAATACACTCATGCTAGGAAAACTTTCCTTTAATGTCAGAGGACTAATGGCAAACTCAGCCTAGCATTCTTTCACCTCCCGGACATAGCTCCACAGTGCTGGAATCCTGTTTTATTTACAAGCAATTGCAATTATTTGATTATAAAATGTATACTCTGCCTTTTTCCATAATGCACTCACAAGGCAGctgacaataaaacaacaatgaaaggAATTTAAAATAGAAAAGCACAGACAACTGAATCAATGCGAAGCAgacagaaacaataaaacaatgactCCTTAAAGGTCATAACTAAACAATGCCAACTGAAACAACACCAACTAAAGTAACTGCTTAAAAATGGGAAACACTTCCTAATctgggtgccacaactgaaaaggctaTTGTTCCCTCCAACCCAAGCACTGCCTGTAGTGGGACTGCAAGAGGAGCCTCAGAAACCAAGTGAAATTTCCAAACCATTTCATATAGGAGAAGTCAGTTCAAGACATGCTCTGCTGCCAGACCtttcagggctttaaaggcaaAGGTCATTTATACTTTTACACTTACTTACACTTCTGGCATGCTGAGGCATGTCGAGTGCTCCTACAGCacagaagtaaggtaaaggtaaaggtaaagggacccctgacaattatggccagtcgcgaacgactctggggttgcggtgctcatcttgctttacgggccaagggaaccggcatttgtccgcttccgtagacagtttttccgggtcatgtggccagcatgactaagctgcttctggcgaaatcagagcagcgcacggaaacgccatttaccttcccaccggagcagtatctatttttctacttgcactgcgtgctttcgaactgctaggttggcaggagctggggctgaggaacgggagctcaccccgtcgcggggattggaaccaccaaccttttgatcggcaagcccaagcagcacagtggtttaagccacagcgctaACACCACTTACTACTActaattaccatatatacttgagtataagcctagtttttcagcatattttttgtgctgaaaaagctgccctcggcttatacttgagtgaggcgggtggtgggggtggcgagaaagaagccctttctctccgctcgtgccgccacccgctctccccaatcaaccattccttaagaagtccccaggcagtttgttccattcctgaactgctcgcataaatgcaaacttggcaaaggaagaagaggaagtagcaacccaaagggttgctttcgggctgctcgttcctcctcctcctccacagcggcaaaggtgaaccggcttatactcaagtcaataagctttcccaggtttttgtaggaaaattaggtgcctcggtttatattcgggtcggcttatactcgggtatatacggtattttgtCTTTTGTACAGCAGTAGAGGGGAGTGATCGACTGGGACAAACGGTGCGCTACTCCATCAACCCGagtctgctctcagccagcccccacctgctgcCATTCACGGGGGCTTCCCTGCCCCCAGAGACAGTGCCAGGAAGTGTGAGAGGTGGTGGTGAAAGAGCAAACTGCCAGCTGTCCATGCTAGCTGTCTCCTCCACTGCTGCACCCAATGGGACTGTTCGCAGGATGTACCGCTTGAGCTTTGTAACGCCTTCCATACTTGCAACAAACCTTCCTTCAGCGTCTTTTTGTGTGTGGCCATGTTTCATTCATACTCATGAAGAGTGGGTGGCATCTAGTAAAATTTAGGGTGCTTGTGGGGGCTTCAATTGTGTCTCACCGGGGGGATGCTGACATGTTTGTTTACAGTGTGCGCCTGAGATTGGCCATATGCAGGGTGTGCATGTCGAGCATGCCTTGTGGGTGGTGTTTGCTGTTTGGGTGATGTCAATGGTGCTGCATGGATGCCTGCTTGTTACCTCTGCTAGGCTTAGCCTCCTTTAGAGGGCCTTAGCCCCACCCAATCACCTCCAAACAAGGTTTGGATGCAGAGGTTATTGTGCTGGAGTATCACCAGCGGGCATAAATCATGGTGCTTTCCCAGTTTGCTCTGCCAGTCAACTAAGATCTCTTATGCAGACACCATACCTTAGGAGCAACAGCTGTCTCATCAGCAAAGCACAGAAATGTGACCTGTAATagaaatacatatatattatagAAGCAAATAGAATTATATTAAAACTTTCAATTCTACACTATATAGATGTAGAACTATACAGATATAGAATAGAATATGGATTTACACACATTTCACCAGGAGATGGGTGGGTGTACTTTATTACTTATCCATATACCCAGAGTGCATACTATTTCTGTTATTAATATGCAATGATGCACTGGACAGAAGTGGGCTGCCCAGTACCTTTCTGCAAGGTGTACATGGGTCACATTATGACCAAATGTGGTGCATCTGAGATTCTGAAGGGTTATGCATACCCCCGACACACACCCTTGTATGTCACCTGCAAAAAATGGCAAGGAAAACAGTGGGCAAAGAAGCTCAAAGAGAGACTGTTGTGCTACAGCCAGGAATCTTACCCTTACCTAGGCAATTCAGCAGGGTAAACCCAGACCAGGAGACTGAGCAATTGTTTGATTACGCTCAATTGTTgagtaagtatttttttaaaatctgaaaattGTTCTGTACTCCAATttattatttggttttatttttaaaacaagtttttgaAGATTCACTATGCATAACTTTCCCCACAACATTATAATGGAAGGTTATTTGTCTGCTCACAATGCATTTGGATTCCTCTTAAGGTATCATAACCTGGttatcaaggagcaggttttcccagaggAAGAAACCAGTGGTGGTGGAAGGTGACTCCCTACTGAgggggacagaggcagcagtgtgtAGAGGTGACAGGGTATCCCTGGAGGTGTGCTGTCTTCCAGGTACAAAGATTCAAGATATGACAGACAAGTTGGCAAGTCTTATAAAGCCTGCTGGCTTTTACCCTTTCCTTCTGATTCATGACAGACACAGCCTTCAACATGTAGCAAGGGACTATGAGGCTCTGGGTAGGAAGCTGAAGGGCCTAGGAGCACAGGTGGTTTTTTTCATCACTCTTTCCTGTTGAAGGTCGTAgcccagaaagagagaggaaaatactagaaagaaaaaaaactggctGTGCTGGTGTTGTCATTGGGAAAGATATGGCttctcaaaccatggtttctgctaTTGCACCTCACAGTGCATTAATATTATTAAGACAGTGACTGGCAAGAATGTGTTTTCTAAGAATCTTGTGAACCTGATCTTCAGAGCTTTCAACTAAATCctgaggaggagggagacaattATTAGACAACAGGGAAACCTGGTACTGGGGACTTCACAGGAATGGTACTATAGGAACCTACTAATGAGTAGGGAAAAAAACAAGAAGGAAGCTGCTGGATGGAATGAGTCATGGTTTCAGTTTTCTCTATACTGATGCATACAgcatgggaaacaagcaagacgaATTTGAGTTCTTACTACAGGATAGCAAATATTACCTAATAGGCATTACTGAAGGTGGGAtaagactcatgactggaatgtagaaaccTGCTCAAAAAGAATAGAccaagcaggaaggaagaaggaaaaggaataGCATTATATAAGAATGATGTGTACACCTGTGAAGATATCTATGACTTGGTGtatggaaggcagattgagaaTATTTGGGTAAAAATTGCAAGGgagggaaacaacagtgaccttactttGGGTGTCTGCTACACTCCTCAAAGctagactgaagacttggatgctCCTTTGCtacagcagattaccaaacacTCAAAATGATATCTGTTGAATATCTGTTAGAACTCAAACATTGCCAAGTATGTAAGGTCCACTAAATTCCTCCATGTGGTTGACCAAGAATATAAGATCTACAAAATGCTATgctaagctgcatcaacagacgtATAGTGTCCTGATAAAGGGAATTAATggtactactctattctgccttggtcagaccacacctggagtcctgtgtccagttctgggcaccacaatttaagaagggtaatgacaagctggaacatgtgcagaggaggccaaccaagatgatcaagggaaaCCAAGCATTATAAGGAGTATTTGAGGtggttgggtatatttagcctggaaaagaggagactgagtaGAGATATGATAGGTATCTTCAAATAGCAACGAATtattacatggaagatggagcaatcttcttttctcctg from Lacerta agilis isolate rLacAgi1 chromosome 7, rLacAgi1.pri, whole genome shotgun sequence includes the following:
- the AKAP11 gene encoding A-kinase anchor protein 11 isoform X5, translating into MDAHIRIRSSHRMSRVPVRKSFGECSMSPMKALLQSEKELCTVSAEELKAEKDNFNEVTFLCFADETAVAPKELAAMSVELPDLLKSLHLCTLHENDVIFLKDIHKPLETSVLKQKNYPSRILCVMKLSPSFARHEVDSLFTLLSKYAAGIRCTVEIRSLQKHLSVIPHAEDDDTNQSVSSIEDDFVTALEHLDEDEPTKMINAGQVTPEKLQDAALQTISVQHLESIDPKFNFLHRKPSVKSSTSLVNILELKELSSSVRNSVTTSVSDPWLQRSFFRPQHYSDQNVNALCKTLFSSSPAESSESDCSSPSPIIFLDEEGYQRSLKAKLQLPKIPVMKDGIEDSDSEVSEFFDSFDQFDEQEPTLESGCKHARGPALQHPSHMKMISRKRPRSATTAMNPQRFKRDHPTLPANVRKPTPRKPESPYSNLLDVPDSPRPLKTSGDDSGGLFSPIRSSAFSPLGSCLSTECPCQLGVSRDAINQKPNLVCHTYSDFANNISFEILGSVFNSRSPPSCRGTQEFSNSNGIVSKEETVQSAKTQGKTSGKELDNKQKSKCKSLMIKDHIQKFASDLVEKSFGGAFKDLQKGVSSCTNALCHLAAKLTSSIFQMAFYEIGRQQAFSLKKKAINGLAGFLVSEAVTGALKELQSVKQQIFTNTVAKFAANLAEELIFEGIMEVCQFSHPSTPTTFQNWSFHYDDNVIQSYSKDLSESVIQEAFIELSQVEVAFTTQAAISISTDNIKYIGAESSLESTQASNASSEFQDQEPVALNSIREFREEYTVHKALFCTSGIASSIPVPLAGSILCQNQILFNDIQVRKHSASTGSLKFYKKSAERCCATQKRQDEVTSVRNVYLMTDSSQNSEHNAHIVCTQSDFKQANSPEVSKFTDSTTRMPNVSNFSGTMVDMIVTEAYEAVTSSKTSKNAEQYTEILKLDKMSYLPCIGEDACENMFANYLAKRIVKQSVDETKSACSVTGEKLAYCVGLGTSKKSNRKELHSAIKQSETNKSIPVIVGQQQMPLNSSSKFHVSPVYSNRCLLSGSKDGIQGKKKHVGCRTSTSTSSPCSAMTSVKPAEAFPDAESCSAKSLSNPLGKHNTYKSAAHSALCSTFGPERTFPSINTFPSVATNCEDAFQMEDKLSIRDETPCVLPDTPPPTPLIATQTSSEWNLRKLSKKLKGELAKEFAPATPPSTPYRSETGGVYENERHDLEKEEFMLKLMRSLSEEVESSDEEEHWPVALDERTKTSGRTTEYADHLATHIIAVATEMAASHLDYKAVQVENNKCFQISAENERCGHSGFVNVSEANLHSLLVYAGNMAGKVISEAKKIVESKHCTVLRLKQVNCRADGVRPKRNTHKCWSKDMRCPWADQGSRETDSSILSLPQHPEAPGLTSKYPSCESVTDEYADHIIRILKREGGHSELIMDQFASRLAYRSIKSGMQEAAGKLVMKYKSKIAPSEGSKVNSKADPGVDGKKQKKGNICHLGQQARGNKCSTQRTECTKLLDFSESLACSITTGVRRKIMTGACLSKSLTDSCLYKKSKNDQVTDLKATFSKALSPFCCKQKLYHSTGSLAEPTYRNGIIHAIEQYARKVVDDTLEASLESATLQTTENWTNGDRTTYAEKLSPFSATACRYCSMKEHQYCTRSSSSQLTRQELHSQVHQIPRISGICPKSRTLHLDIPKIHINLDEKVVPVFAENVVATIFDKAERQLSNTSLTADSGIGQDGVSFAESLTTEIMTSCMTNISPPANISSVGKEGFNSAESIVSQQMSLSTGDDSTGSWSNLSFEDEHPDENSSFLHLSDSNGNSSSWSSLGLEGDMYEENLSFPTSDRLVKPRH
- the AKAP11 gene encoding A-kinase anchor protein 11 isoform X1, translated to MDAHIRIRSSHRMSRVPVRKSFGECSMSPMKALLQSEKELCTVSAEELKAEKDNFNEVTFLCFADETAVAPKELAAMSVELPDLLKSLHLCTLHENDVIFLKDIHKPLETSVLKQKNYPSRILCVMKLSPSFARHEVDSLFTLLSKYAAGIRCTVEIRSLQKHLSVIPHAEDDDTNQSVSSIEDDFVTALEHLDEDEPTKMINAGQVTPEKLQDAALQTISVQHLESIDPKFNFLHRKPSVKSSTSLVNILELKELSSSVRNSVTTSVSDPWLQRSFFRPQHYSDQNVNALCKTLFSSSPAESSESDCSSPSPIIFLDEEGYQRSLKAKLQLPKIPVMKDGIEDSDSEVSEFFDSFDQFDEQEPTLESGCKHARGPALQHPSHMKMISRKRPRSATTAMNPQRFKRDHPTLPANVRKPTPRKPESPYSNLLDVPDSPRPLKTSGDDSGGLFSPIRSSAFSPLGSCLSTECPCQLGVSRDAINQKPNLVCHTYSDFANNISFEILGSVFNSRSPPSCRGTQEFSNSNGIVSKEETVQSAKTQGKTSGKELDNKQKSKCKSLMIKDHIQKFASDLVEKSFGGAFKDLQKGVSSCTNALCHLAAKLTSSIFQMAFYEIGRQQAFSLKKKAINGLAGFLVSEAVTGALKELQSVKQQIFTNTVAKFAANLAEELIFEGIMEVCQFSHPSTPTTFQNWSFHYDDNVIQSYSKDLSESVIQEAFIELSQVEVAFTTQAAISISTDNIKYIGAESSLESTQASNASSEFQDQEPVALNSIREFREEYTVHKALFCTSGIASSIPVPLAGSILCQNQILFNDIQVRKHSASTGSLKFYKKSAERCCATQKRQDEVTSVRNVYLMTDSSQNSEHNAHIVCTQSDFKQANSPEVSKFTDSTTRMPNVSNFSGTMVDMIVTEAYEAVTSSKTSKNAEQYTEILKLDKMSYLPCIGEDACENMFANYLAKRIVKQSVDETKSACSVTGEKLAYCVGLGTSKKSNRKELHSAIKQSETNKSIPVIVGQQQMPLNSSSKFHVSPVYSNRCLLSGSKDGIQGKKKHVGCRTSTSTSSPCSAMTSVKPAEAFPDAESCSAKSLSNPLGKHNTYKSAAHSALCSTFGPERTFPSINTFPSVATNCEDAFQMEDKLSIRDETPCVLPDTPPPTPLIATQTSSEWNLRKLSKKLKGELAKEFAPATPPSTPYRSETGGVYENERHDLEKEEFMLKLMRSLSEEVESSDEEEHWPVALDERTKTSGRTTEYADHLATHIIAVATEMAASHLDYKAVQVENNKCFQISAENERCGHSGFVNVSEANLHSLLVYAGNMAGKVISEAKKIVESKHCTVLRLKQVNCRADGVRPKRNTHKCWSKDMRCPWADQGSRETDSSILSLPQHPEAPGLTSKYPSCESVTDEYADHIIRILKREGGHSELIMDQFASRLAYRSIKSGMQEAAGKLVMKYKSKIAPSEGSKVNSKADPGVDGKKQKKGNICHLGQQARGNKCSTQRTECTKLLDFSESLACSITTGVRRKIMTGACLSKSLTDSCLYKKSKNDQVTDLKATFSKALSPFCCKQKLYHSTGSLAEPTYRNGIIHAIEQYARKVVDDTLEASLESATLQTTENWTNGDRTTYAEKLSPFSATACRYCSMKEHQYCTRSSSSQLTRQELHSQVHQIPRISGICPKSRTLHLDIPKIHINLDEKVVPVFAENVVATIFDKAERQLSNTSLTADSGIGQDGVSFAESLTTEIMTSCMTNISPPANISSVGKEGFNSAESIVSQQMSLSTGDDSTGSWSNLSFEDEHPDENSSFLHLSDSNGNSSSWSSLGLEGDMYEENLSFPTSDSDGTEDKEEELKDTIEGLGNIGKALVIINVDIGPCLVDSQLRMALQWLTASEAEVAELHFHDGAPKEFVLLSKKLQERGWKVGDLFQAVLKYCEVMEKAADGERALGSKTFFGWLQEHV